A segment of the Anguilla anguilla isolate fAngAng1 chromosome 6, fAngAng1.pri, whole genome shotgun sequence genome:
acacatttacagacgtgtgtttttttttcttttttttgttcactactCTACTTTTTAATTCCATTTAGCTTTTTCATTGGATTCCCTGGAGCCAAAATATTCCACGTCTCAACTCGGCGACCGTCTCGTGCTGAAGTGCAGCACGAGGCGCTGCGAGAAACCGAGTTTCACGTGGAGGGCGCTGGACGACCAGCCGCTCATGCACACATCCGAGACCAACCCGTCACCAACGGAGTCGCAACTCGTCTTTCACCCTGTGACCCTCACGCGCAAAACCACGATAGAGTGCGGTGTATTTTGCGGTGGTAAAAAGTTTTTCAGAAAAGCACAAGTAAATGTGTATtgtaagttattattattattattgttattattattattattgttattattattattattattattagtagtagtagtagtaatggtGGTGCTAGTAGTTGAAAGTAGTAAAAGTGAACGTAGTAGTATGAGATTGCAAGACTACCAGTTAGACAGTTGGATCGACTTAGTACAaataagctttttaaaaaaaatatacacagatAACGTTAAATGTGACGGATTTGAAATTGTTTTGGTGATTTCAGCTTTTCCCGCGGACCCCGAGGTGTCAGGGTACGACCACTTACGGCACGGGGAGAAGAGCAACCTCACCTGCGTTGTGCGGGACATCTACACCGCGGATCTGCTGAAGGTCGAGTGGGTCCAGGGCGAGACGGTTCTCAGCACGACGGAGCACGAAATGTCTGCGGACGATGCAGTGGAGACGCATACCTCCGTCTACTCCTACATCCCCGATTTCGGAGACGGGAAGAAGAACATCACTTGCAGAGCCACGCTTGATTTGGACGGTGTCCCTGTCAATCAGCAAACCCGGCAGACCACGGTGAATCTGACCGTACAGAGTGAGTGCTGAATTTTGAATGTTATCCTTTTTATTTCTATTGACAGTGCGTGTtatacacttaaacacacacacttatacatgtACACGTACCTACACACGTCGGAATGAGAACAATAACAAGAAATAATAATGCTAACAGTTTCGCAAGAATACAATCTAAATCTACCAGGGGAGATGGGCTGTGATTTAGGATTCTGCATCTAGAATGTTCTGAGATCAGTGGCTATTGTTTTTACCCATGCTTCATCTGGACAGGTACAGCAGATTTTTGACTCACTCACTTAACGGGTTAAGTTTGAGTGATGTGCTACACTGTAGCCCAACCTCTGTCACTGATTGGTGCCCTTTTCTTGGTCCCGCCCCGCAGCGCCCCCCCGGAACACCACGGTAACGGTGTCCCCGTCCTGGCAAGTGCAGGAGGGTCAGAACGTCACCATCTCCTGCCGAACGGTCAGCTCCCCGTCGCCTCGCTACGTCCTGAAGAAAGACGGCAGCGACGTCGAG
Coding sequences within it:
- the vcam1a gene encoding vascular cell adhesion protein 1 isoform X3; this translates as MALWMLWIFVLPAAFSLDSLEPKYSTSQLGDRLVLKCSTRRCEKPSFTWRALDDQPLMHTSETNPSPTESQLVFHPVTLTRKTTIECGVFCGGKKFFRKAQVNVYSFPADPEVSGYDHLRHGEKSNLTCVVRDIYTADLLKVEWVQGETVLSTTEHEMSADDAVETHTSVYSYIPDFGDGKKNITCRATLDLDGVPVNQQTRQTTVNLTVQTPPRNTTVTVSPSWQVQEGQNVTISCRTVSSPSPRYVLKKDGSDVEMESQDGTFRLQQVQLRDAGLYQLTVSNRLGSSTERLTLNVTAPPRNTTVTVSPSWQVQEGQNVTISCRTVSSPPPRYILKKDGSDVEMESQDGTFWLQQVQLRDAGLYQLNVSNRLGSSTERLTLSVTAPPRNTTVTVSPSWQVQEAQDVTISYRTVRSPNSSFPSVPLPVQDPPPKDHIILLAVIGPTVAVVTIAALVTHHLWKAKTRGVYELGKDVLLPV